One Methylobacterium oryzae DNA window includes the following coding sequences:
- a CDS encoding FdhF/YdeP family oxidoreductase, which translates to MEKPVFRPYRLPSGGWGSARSVGNILRREGVLASGPIALTRHNKVEGYQCNSCAWVKPASPLPFEFCENGVKAVAWELTAHRCTPDFFAKHTVSELLDWDEYELEQTGRLTHPLRYDAATDRYMPVSWGHAIEEIARELLAVEDRKKGTVFYSSGRLSNEGSYLYQLFARLYGNNNLPDSSNMCHETTSVALPISIGQGIGTVSLDDFAKSDCILFFGQNPGSNSPRMLHPLQEASQRGVPIITYNPLRERGLERFLNPQSPAEMLSRKETRISSQYHQVKAGGDLAALAGICKSVLDAHDAALAAGGKAVLDEAFIREHTHGFETFADWLRAQDWDELERRSGLHRADMEATAKVYGAARATVAVYGMGLTQHQAGVETVQMLVNLLLMRGNIGRSGSGICPVRGHSNVQGQRTVGITEKPELFPLDRLGAQFGFEPPREAGYNTVEACEAILKDEVRAFFMLGGNFVRAIPDHGQMEPAWRRMRLTVNVITKLNRSALLPGAVSYILPVIGRLEIDETTKGQQVLSMEDTSACVHGNRGLRKPASPHLISEIRLICELAQRVLEPNPRVRWEEYRTDYAEIRKEISETLPDSFWDYERRMWEPGGFQRDLPAKRRDWHTETGRANFVTPTGLDEDADMPQVGHASLRLMTLRSNDQFNTTVYGYDDRFRGIKNTRKVVLMNRSDIDRLGLKVGQAVTLRTVADDGVDRALSGLLVVAYDIPIGCIGGYYPECNVLLPIWHYAIGSKTPAAKGIPVTIRSDGDRVIAPLLEYAEG; encoded by the coding sequence TTGGAGAAGCCCGTGTTCAGGCCCTACCGTCTTCCCTCCGGGGGATGGGGCTCCGCGCGCTCGGTCGGTAACATCCTGCGGCGGGAAGGGGTGCTGGCGAGCGGACCGATCGCGCTGACGCGGCATAACAAGGTCGAAGGCTACCAGTGCAACAGCTGCGCCTGGGTGAAGCCCGCGAGCCCGTTGCCGTTCGAGTTCTGCGAGAACGGCGTGAAGGCCGTGGCCTGGGAACTCACCGCCCACCGCTGCACGCCGGACTTCTTCGCCAAGCACACGGTCTCCGAGCTGCTGGACTGGGACGAGTACGAGCTCGAGCAGACCGGCCGCCTGACACATCCGCTGCGCTACGATGCGGCAACCGACAGGTACATGCCGGTCTCCTGGGGCCACGCCATCGAGGAGATCGCCCGCGAACTCCTGGCCGTGGAGGACCGCAAGAAGGGCACGGTCTTCTACAGCTCGGGCCGCCTCTCGAACGAGGGCAGCTACCTCTATCAGCTCTTCGCGCGGCTCTACGGCAACAACAACCTGCCGGACTCGTCCAACATGTGCCACGAGACGACCTCGGTGGCGCTGCCGATCAGCATCGGCCAGGGCATTGGCACCGTCTCGCTCGACGATTTCGCCAAGTCCGACTGCATCCTGTTCTTCGGCCAGAATCCGGGGAGCAACTCGCCCCGCATGCTGCACCCGCTGCAGGAGGCCAGCCAGCGCGGCGTCCCGATCATCACCTACAACCCGCTGCGCGAGCGCGGGCTGGAGCGGTTCCTGAACCCGCAATCACCCGCCGAGATGCTGAGCCGCAAGGAGACCCGGATCAGCTCGCAGTACCATCAGGTCAAGGCGGGCGGCGACCTCGCGGCCCTGGCGGGCATCTGCAAGTCCGTGCTGGACGCGCACGACGCGGCGCTGGCGGCCGGCGGCAAGGCGGTGCTCGACGAGGCCTTCATCCGGGAGCACACCCACGGCTTCGAGACCTTCGCCGACTGGCTGCGCGCCCAGGACTGGGACGAGCTGGAGCGCCGCTCCGGCCTGCACCGGGCCGACATGGAGGCGACCGCGAAGGTCTACGGCGCGGCGCGGGCGACCGTCGCGGTGTACGGGATGGGCCTGACCCAGCACCAAGCCGGGGTCGAGACCGTGCAGATGCTGGTCAACCTGCTGCTGATGCGCGGCAATATCGGCCGCAGCGGCTCCGGCATCTGCCCGGTCCGGGGCCATTCCAACGTGCAGGGCCAGCGCACGGTGGGCATCACCGAGAAGCCCGAGCTGTTTCCGCTGGACCGGCTCGGCGCGCAGTTCGGCTTCGAGCCGCCGCGGGAGGCCGGCTACAACACCGTGGAGGCCTGCGAGGCGATCCTGAAGGACGAGGTTCGCGCCTTCTTCATGCTGGGCGGCAACTTCGTCCGCGCCATCCCCGATCACGGCCAGATGGAGCCGGCCTGGCGGCGGATGCGGCTGACCGTCAACGTGATCACCAAGCTCAACCGCAGCGCGCTGCTGCCGGGTGCGGTCAGCTACATCCTGCCGGTGATCGGCCGTCTGGAGATCGACGAGACGACGAAGGGCCAGCAGGTCCTGTCCATGGAGGACACTTCGGCCTGCGTGCACGGCAACCGCGGCCTGCGCAAGCCGGCCTCGCCGCACCTGATCAGCGAGATCCGTCTGATCTGCGAACTGGCGCAGCGGGTGCTCGAGCCCAACCCGCGGGTCCGCTGGGAGGAATACCGGACCGACTACGCGGAGATCCGGAAGGAGATCAGCGAGACCCTGCCGGATTCCTTCTGGGATTACGAGCGGCGCATGTGGGAGCCGGGCGGCTTCCAGCGCGACCTGCCAGCCAAGCGCCGAGATTGGCACACGGAAACGGGCCGGGCCAACTTCGTCACGCCGACCGGCCTCGACGAGGATGCCGACATGCCCCAGGTCGGCCACGCCTCCCTGCGCCTGATGACGCTCCGCAGCAACGACCAGTTCAACACCACGGTCTACGGCTACGACGACCGGTTCCGGGGTATCAAGAACACCCGGAAGGTCGTGTTGATGAACCGCTCGGACATCGACCGCCTGGGTCTGAAGGTCGGTCAGGCGGTGACGCTGCGGACGGTGGCCGACGACGGCGTCGACCGGGCGCTCTCGGGCCTGCTGGTCGTGGCCTACGACATCCCGATCGGCTGCATCGGCGGCTATTACCCGGAATGCAATGTCCTCCTGCCGATCTGGCACTACGCCATCGGCAGCAAGACCCCAGCCGCCAAGGGCATCCCCGTCACGATCCGGTCCGACGGCGACCGGGTGATCGCCCCCCTGCTGGAATACGCCGAAGGCTGA
- a CDS encoding HAD family hydrolase: MRIETCFLFDLDGTLVDSVYQHVLAWNQALDAEGISLSVWRIHRKIGMSGGLFTNQLLRETGRAISDEHVARLGRLHAEAYGRLSGQIRPLPGAKALLDTLTAAGIPWAIATSGRMETARVNLDALGVDPDRVPVVTRDMVKYAKPDPDLFLAAAERLGKPIENAVIVGDSIWDMLAARRCRGLGVGLLSGGYGTEELERSGAVRVYEDPADLLEHLDEVGGRR, from the coding sequence ATGCGGATCGAGACCTGCTTCCTGTTCGACCTCGACGGCACGCTCGTCGACAGCGTCTATCAGCACGTGCTCGCCTGGAACCAGGCGCTCGACGCGGAGGGGATCTCCCTCTCGGTCTGGCGCATCCACCGGAAGATCGGCATGAGCGGTGGCCTGTTCACCAACCAGCTCCTGCGGGAGACGGGGCGGGCGATCAGCGACGAGCATGTCGCCCGGCTGGGCAGGCTGCATGCGGAAGCCTACGGACGGCTCTCGGGGCAGATCCGCCCTCTCCCTGGGGCGAAGGCACTGCTCGACACCCTGACGGCGGCCGGGATCCCCTGGGCGATCGCCACGAGCGGCCGGATGGAGACGGCCCGGGTCAATCTCGACGCCCTCGGCGTCGATCCGGACCGGGTCCCGGTCGTGACGCGCGACATGGTCAAGTACGCCAAGCCGGACCCGGACCTGTTCCTGGCGGCCGCCGAACGGCTGGGCAAGCCGATCGAGAATGCGGTGATCGTCGGCGACTCGATCTGGGACATGCTGGCGGCGCGCCGGTGCCGGGGTCTCGGCGTCGGCCTCCTCTCGGGCGGCTACGGCACCGAGGAGCTGGAGCGGTCCGGGGCCGTGCGGGTCTACGAGGATCCGGCGGATCTCTTGGAGCATCTCGACGAGGTCGGCGGACGCCGCTGA
- a CDS encoding alpha/beta fold hydrolase, with the protein MTRRTHSRTWLVPALLGSAAALGAAALHTAAATRRAEERTPPVGTFLTVDGVRLHYLERGQGDPLVLIHGNGTLIQDFLVSGIVDDLAKRHRVIVFDRPGYGYSDRPRGFWTPRAHATLFQKALQQLGVTQAVVLGHSWGTLVAVALALQAPRLVRGLVLASGYYYPTLRADVILASPVAIPGIGDLLRHTVSPLAGRLMMPAMIKGLFAPAAIPERFERSFPKAMMLRPLQLRASAEDAAMMTPVTVELQAHYRDLDLPVVIITGGDDQIADVGRQSRRLHHDIPGSELVVVPGLGHMIHHLAPEHVVAAVARASERLRPAA; encoded by the coding sequence ATGACGCGACGCACCCACTCCCGGACTTGGCTGGTTCCCGCGCTGCTCGGCTCGGCCGCGGCCTTGGGTGCGGCCGCGCTTCACACGGCGGCGGCGACGCGCCGGGCGGAGGAGCGCACCCCGCCCGTCGGCACCTTCCTGACGGTGGATGGCGTCCGCCTGCACTACCTGGAGCGCGGACAGGGCGATCCGCTGGTGCTCATCCACGGCAACGGCACCCTGATCCAAGACTTTTTGGTCAGCGGCATCGTCGACGATCTCGCCAAGCGCCACCGGGTCATCGTGTTCGACCGCCCCGGCTACGGCTACAGCGACCGGCCACGCGGCTTCTGGACGCCCCGCGCCCACGCCACGCTCTTCCAGAAAGCGCTGCAACAGCTCGGCGTCACGCAGGCCGTGGTCCTCGGCCATTCCTGGGGCACGTTGGTCGCGGTCGCCCTCGCGCTTCAGGCGCCGCGGCTCGTGCGCGGCCTCGTGCTGGCCTCCGGCTACTACTATCCGACGCTGCGCGCCGACGTGATCCTGGCGTCGCCGGTGGCGATCCCCGGCATCGGCGACCTCCTGCGCCACACGGTCTCGCCGCTGGCCGGGCGCCTCATGATGCCGGCCATGATCAAGGGGCTGTTCGCCCCGGCGGCCATCCCCGAGCGCTTCGAACGCAGCTTTCCGAAGGCCATGATGCTGCGCCCGCTCCAGCTGCGCGCTTCGGCGGAGGATGCCGCGATGATGACGCCCGTCACGGTTGAGCTGCAGGCGCATTACCGGGATCTGGACCTGCCCGTCGTGATCATCACCGGTGGGGACGACCAGATCGCCGATGTCGGCCGCCAGTCGCGGCGGCTCCACCACGACATTCCCGGCAGCGAGCTCGTGGTCGTGCCCGGCCTGGGCCACATGATCCATCATCTCGCCCCCGAACACGTCGTCGCCGCCGTGGCGCGCGCGTCGGAGCGGCTCCGTCCGGCGGCTTGA
- a CDS encoding zinc-dependent alcohol dehydrogenase, giving the protein MKALTWQSRGTISCETVPDPKIEEGRDVIIKVTACAICGSDLHLMGGFMPTMECGDILGHETMGEVIEVGRDNRKLKVGDRIVVPFTICCGECRQCKWGNWSCCERTNPNGKLQAQTYGYPLAGLFGFSHITGGFAGGQAEYLRVPYADVGPIVVPEGLSDEQVLFLSDIFPTAYQAAEHCDIGPEDTVAIWGCGPVGVLAVKCCYLLGAKRVIAIDSVPERLALAREAGAETIDLGHQNVQDTLTEMTHGLGPDSVIEAVGMESHGADTTLQKVSSAIMEHTVSLERPFALNQAILACRPGGNVSMPGVFAGPVGPVALGVLMNKGLTLKTGQTHMVRYMKPLLEHIQKGDIDPSFIISHRSTNLEEGPALYEAFRDKTDKCTKVVFKPHG; this is encoded by the coding sequence ATGAAGGCACTCACTTGGCAGAGCCGCGGCACGATCTCCTGCGAGACGGTCCCCGACCCGAAGATCGAGGAGGGACGCGACGTCATCATCAAGGTGACCGCCTGCGCCATCTGCGGCTCGGACCTGCACCTGATGGGCGGATTCATGCCGACCATGGAATGCGGCGACATCCTCGGCCACGAGACGATGGGCGAGGTCATCGAGGTCGGGCGTGACAACCGGAAACTGAAGGTCGGCGACCGCATCGTCGTGCCGTTCACGATCTGCTGCGGCGAGTGCCGGCAGTGCAAGTGGGGCAACTGGAGCTGCTGCGAGCGGACCAACCCGAACGGCAAGCTGCAGGCGCAGACCTACGGCTACCCGCTCGCCGGCCTGTTCGGCTTCTCGCACATCACCGGCGGCTTCGCCGGCGGTCAGGCCGAGTATCTCCGCGTGCCCTACGCGGATGTTGGCCCGATCGTGGTCCCCGAGGGCCTCAGCGACGAGCAGGTCCTGTTCCTCAGCGACATCTTCCCGACGGCCTACCAGGCGGCGGAGCATTGCGACATCGGCCCGGAGGACACGGTCGCGATCTGGGGCTGCGGCCCGGTCGGCGTGCTCGCGGTGAAGTGCTGCTACCTGCTCGGGGCCAAGCGGGTCATCGCCATCGACAGCGTCCCCGAGCGGCTGGCGCTCGCCCGCGAGGCCGGCGCCGAGACCATCGATCTCGGCCATCAGAACGTGCAGGACACGCTCACGGAGATGACCCACGGCCTGGGTCCCGATTCGGTCATCGAGGCGGTCGGGATGGAATCCCACGGGGCGGACACGACGCTCCAGAAGGTGTCCTCCGCCATCATGGAGCACACGGTGAGCCTGGAGCGGCCCTTCGCGCTCAATCAGGCGATCCTGGCGTGCCGGCCCGGCGGCAACGTCTCAATGCCGGGCGTCTTCGCCGGCCCCGTCGGGCCGGTGGCGCTCGGCGTCCTGATGAACAAAGGCCTCACCCTCAAGACGGGCCAAACCCACATGGTCCGGTACATGAAGCCCCTGCTGGAGCACATCCAGAAGGGGGATATCGATCCGTCCTTCATCATCAGTCACCGCTCCACCAACTTGGAAGAAGGGCCGGCGCTCTACGAGGCGTTCCGGGACAAGACCGACAAGTGCACGAAGGTCGTGTTCAAGCCGCACGGCTAA
- a CDS encoding Crp/Fnr family transcriptional regulator — translation MQQALMRKLESFEPLSDPARWALNRLVLKARQVGARQDLIQEGDKPENVLLILDGFACRYKVLPDGQRQIMALLVPGDFCDLNVFILDEMDHAIGTISACQVVDIPRQAIDEIAREHASIARAFWWCSLVDGAVLREWLVNIGGRLPPQRIAHLLCELLMRLEAVGRVTDNGYAFPLTQTQIAETMGLSDVHVNRTLRDLRAVGLIHLKRRVLTVLDVERLKAYCGFTPNYLHLRNTRWGRRRDLSWPGQTQES, via the coding sequence ATGCAGCAGGCGCTGATGCGGAAGCTGGAGAGCTTCGAGCCGTTGTCAGACCCGGCCCGGTGGGCCCTGAACCGCCTGGTGCTCAAGGCGCGGCAGGTGGGCGCGCGCCAGGATCTGATCCAGGAGGGCGACAAGCCCGAGAACGTGCTCCTCATCCTCGACGGCTTCGCCTGCCGCTACAAGGTCCTCCCGGACGGCCAGCGCCAGATCATGGCCCTGCTCGTGCCGGGCGACTTCTGCGACCTGAACGTCTTCATCCTCGACGAGATGGATCACGCCATCGGCACGATCTCGGCCTGCCAGGTCGTGGACATCCCGCGCCAGGCCATCGACGAGATCGCCAGGGAACACGCCAGCATCGCGCGCGCCTTCTGGTGGTGCTCGCTGGTCGACGGCGCGGTCCTGCGCGAGTGGCTCGTCAACATCGGCGGCCGGCTCCCGCCTCAGCGCATCGCCCACCTGCTCTGCGAGCTTCTCATGCGCCTGGAGGCGGTGGGCCGCGTCACCGACAACGGCTACGCGTTCCCGCTCACCCAGACGCAGATCGCCGAGACGATGGGCCTGTCCGACGTGCACGTGAACCGGACGCTGCGGGATCTGCGCGCGGTCGGCCTGATCCACCTGAAGCGGCGGGTGCTGACCGTCCTCGACGTCGAGCGGCTCAAGGCCTATTGCGGCTTCACGCCGAACTATCTGCACCTGCGCAACACGCGCTGGGGCCGGCGGCGCGACCTGAGCTGGCCCGGTCAGACCCAGGAGAGCTAG
- a CDS encoding PhnA-like protein, whose amino-acid sequence MATVTDNTLAATGRPIPDRTGLDRDLSQGSTVTPAEDMRTMMLHSVSWGAVLAGATVGLISQVILNMLGLGIGLSTVDPLGDGTPAASSIGIGAGLWFVVSGVLAAVAGGALAGRLSGKPSTATAGYHGLLAWAVSTLVVLYMLSSAASGLVGGALGTASSAIGGMGNAAGGSVSTLAQAAAPSLTKVTDPFSGIEANVRSNTGSDPAALKDTAVTAMRAAVSGDGAQQAAAQEKAAVALAKAQNIPVEQARTQVGQYTQQFKETLASAKEQSKQVADATARRVSQGALFGALALIFGALAAFFAGRSSAVDPTVTRSPTLTPRRA is encoded by the coding sequence ATGGCTACCGTCACCGATAACACCCTTGCCGCGACAGGCCGCCCCATCCCGGACCGGACCGGGCTCGACCGCGACCTGTCGCAGGGCAGCACGGTCACGCCGGCCGAGGACATGCGCACGATGATGCTGCACTCGGTTTCCTGGGGCGCGGTCCTCGCCGGCGCGACGGTCGGGCTGATCTCCCAGGTCATCCTGAACATGCTCGGCCTCGGCATCGGCCTGTCGACGGTGGATCCTCTGGGCGACGGCACCCCGGCGGCGAGCTCGATCGGCATCGGTGCGGGTCTCTGGTTCGTCGTCTCCGGGGTGCTCGCCGCGGTGGCGGGCGGCGCCCTGGCCGGCCGGCTCTCGGGCAAGCCGTCGACCGCGACCGCCGGCTACCACGGTCTCCTCGCCTGGGCGGTCTCGACCCTCGTGGTCCTGTACATGCTGTCGTCGGCGGCGAGCGGCCTCGTGGGCGGTGCCCTCGGCACGGCCTCGTCGGCCATCGGCGGGATGGGCAACGCCGCGGGCGGGTCCGTCTCCACCCTTGCGCAGGCGGCCGCTCCGTCGTTGACCAAGGTCACCGACCCGTTCTCGGGGATCGAGGCCAACGTCCGAAGCAATACAGGCTCCGATCCGGCGGCCCTGAAGGACACAGCGGTGACCGCCATGCGCGCCGCCGTCTCGGGTGACGGCGCCCAGCAGGCCGCCGCGCAGGAGAAGGCGGCCGTCGCCCTCGCTAAGGCGCAGAACATCCCGGTCGAGCAGGCCCGGACGCAGGTTGGCCAGTACACGCAGCAGTTCAAGGAGACCCTCGCCTCGGCCAAGGAGCAGTCGAAGCAGGTTGCCGACGCTACGGCGCGCCGGGTCTCCCAGGGCGCGCTGTTCGGGGCGCTCGCCCTGATCTTCGGGGCGCTCGCCGCCTTCTTCGCCGGCCGCAGCTCCGCGGTCGATCCGACGGTCACCCGATCCCCGACGCTGACGCCGCGTCGCGCCTGA
- a CDS encoding GlsB/YeaQ/YmgE family stress response membrane protein encodes MSVLAWIVLGLIAGFIASRIVNNTGQGVLVDVLLGVVGAVVGGFLFEQFGQPGVSGLNLYSLLVAVVGAVVVLWLYHALAGRGRIV; translated from the coding sequence ATGTCTGTCCTCGCCTGGATCGTCCTCGGCCTGATCGCTGGCTTCATCGCGAGCCGGATCGTCAACAACACCGGCCAGGGCGTGCTCGTCGATGTCCTGCTCGGCGTGGTCGGCGCCGTGGTCGGCGGCTTCCTGTTCGAGCAGTTCGGCCAACCCGGCGTCTCGGGCCTCAACCTCTACAGCCTGCTCGTCGCGGTCGTCGGGGCCGTCGTCGTGCTGTGGCTCTACCACGCCCTCGCGGGACGCGGTCGGATCGTCTGA
- a CDS encoding Crp/Fnr family transcriptional regulator, whose protein sequence is MQDALIRKLESFEDLTDADRAALRAFAPRVRQVGARTDLIQEGDVPGNVHLILDGFACRYKVLQDGQRQIMAFFVPGDFCDLNVFILDQMDHTIGTISPCHVVEIPRHAIEEITAHHPQVTRALMWCALVDEAVLREWLVNIGSRQADQRIAHLFCELLLRLDAVGRVTDNSYAFPFTQTDVADTMGLSDVQVSRTLRELRGLQLITLKHRILTILDVDQLKAYCGFNPNYLHLRNARWSSRRQVPWLSSVQGG, encoded by the coding sequence ATGCAAGATGCGCTGATCCGCAAGCTTGAGAGTTTCGAGGACCTCACCGACGCGGATCGCGCGGCTCTGCGGGCGTTCGCCCCGCGGGTGCGGCAGGTGGGCGCGCGGACGGACCTGATCCAGGAAGGCGACGTCCCCGGCAACGTGCATCTCATCCTCGACGGCTTTGCCTGCCGCTACAAGGTCCTGCAGGACGGCCAGCGCCAGATCATGGCCTTCTTCGTGCCCGGCGACTTCTGCGACCTGAACGTGTTCATCCTCGACCAGATGGATCACACCATCGGCACGATCTCGCCCTGCCACGTGGTCGAGATCCCCCGGCACGCCATCGAGGAGATCACGGCGCACCACCCGCAGGTGACACGGGCCTTGATGTGGTGCGCCCTCGTGGATGAGGCCGTGCTGCGCGAGTGGCTGGTCAACATCGGCAGCCGTCAGGCCGACCAGCGGATCGCGCACCTGTTCTGCGAGCTGTTGCTGCGCCTGGACGCGGTGGGACGCGTCACCGACAACAGCTACGCGTTCCCGTTCACCCAGACCGATGTCGCCGACACGATGGGCCTGTCGGACGTGCAGGTCAGCCGCACGCTGCGGGAGTTGCGCGGGCTTCAACTTATCACGCTGAAGCACCGGATCCTGACAATCCTGGACGTGGATCAGCTCAAAGCGTACTGTGGGTTCAATCCCAATTACCTCCACCTCAGGAACGCGCGTTGGAGTAGCCGCCGGCAGGTGCCGTGGCTGAGTAGCGTCCAGGGCGGGTAG
- a CDS encoding PAS domain-containing protein has protein sequence MLRAAIEATSEAILITTADLDEPGPSIVFANPAFTRLTGYTAHDVTGRSPRFLRGPQTDRATLDRIGAALSAGEAFQGEALNYRKDGSAYTVEWLITPVRNAQGRIIH, from the coding sequence TTGCTAAGGGCCGCGATCGAGGCGACGAGCGAAGCCATCCTCATCACCACGGCCGACCTCGACGAGCCCGGACCGAGCATCGTCTTCGCCAACCCGGCCTTCACGCGCCTGACCGGCTACACGGCCCACGATGTGACCGGACGCAGCCCCCGCTTCCTGCGAGGCCCGCAGACCGACCGCGCCACGCTGGACCGGATCGGCGCCGCGTTGTCAGCCGGGGAAGCCTTCCAGGGCGAGGCGCTCAACTACCGGAAGGACGGATCGGCCTACACCGTCGAGTGGCTTATCACGCCGGTCAGGAACGCGCAGGGGCGCATCATTCATTGA
- a CDS encoding HWE histidine kinase domain-containing protein, with protein sequence MVRELHHRVKNTLATVQAVLNATLRSAVSLPEFGRAFSGGSCRSHGRTR encoded by the coding sequence ATGGTACGCGAGCTCCACCATCGGGTGAAGAACACGCTCGCCACCGTGCAGGCGGTCTTGAACGCAACCCTGCGCTCGGCCGTCTCCCTGCCGGAATTCGGTCGCGCCTTCTCGGGCGGATCATGTCGCTCGCACGGACGCACGCGCTGA
- a CDS encoding sensor histidine kinase has translation MKLLSELAVPVSMALHELTTNALRHGALAHPSGRVAVTWAVEDGAAGRCLSWTWDEHDGPPPALPTREGFGSRLLNKILAAQTAAAVEVALAADGLRVHVRMPLERRPWAACAREGIAGGKDEAPWLSDRRQPTLHSKPSRGRGLDCGHRRMESRAAV, from the coding sequence GTGAAGCTTCTCTCGGAGCTCGCGGTCCCGGTGAGCATGGCGTTGCACGAGCTGACCACGAACGCGCTCCGCCACGGGGCGCTGGCACATCCGAGCGGACGGGTCGCGGTGACCTGGGCGGTCGAGGACGGAGCGGCAGGTCGGTGCCTGTCCTGGACCTGGGACGAGCATGACGGTCCACCGCCGGCGCTGCCGACCCGCGAAGGTTTCGGCTCCCGGCTGCTCAACAAGATCCTGGCTGCGCAGACGGCGGCCGCCGTCGAAGTCGCCTTGGCCGCCGACGGCCTGCGGGTGCATGTCCGGATGCCGCTCGAACGCCGCCCGTGGGCGGCCTGCGCGCGCGAAGGGATTGCGGGCGGAAAGGACGAAGCGCCCTGGCTATCTGACCGACGCCAGCCCACGCTTCACTCCAAACCGAGCCGCGGCCGCGGGCTCGATTGCGGCCACAGGCGGATGGAATCGCGCGCGGCGGTCTGA
- a CDS encoding response regulator — protein MTTAENGGAGLEAVSAGKPGLVLLDLMMPELDGFGFLRELRARSDWRDIPVVVLTAKDVTAARRQGRPNPAEGQPQHGGPHRYPARSHGSGPARG, from the coding sequence GTGACCACGGCCGAGAACGGCGGAGCGGGCCTCGAAGCGGTCTCCGCTGGCAAGCCCGGGCTCGTGCTGCTCGACTTGATGATGCCCGAGCTGGACGGCTTCGGCTTCCTGAGGGAGCTTCGGGCGCGGTCGGACTGGCGCGACATCCCGGTCGTCGTGTTGACCGCCAAGGACGTGACGGCGGCTCGGCGGCAAGGCCGACCGAATCCTGCGGAAGGGCAGCCACAGCATGGCGGACCTCACCGCTACCCTGCGCGCTCTCATGGGAGCGGCCCCGCACGCGGATGA
- a CDS encoding Gfo/Idh/MocA family protein: MSLASALGLTSAKKVRYAFVALGDITQEAMLPGVAHTGNSEVVAFVTGDPEKAHGVGKQYGVTDSYGYERFDELLASGKIDAIYLATPNWRHAEFAIPALKAGIHVLVEKPLEVSTEKCREILEAAKGSSAKLMVAYRLHFEPATLATIDLVRSGQLGELLTFTSTFTQMVSPENHRARNGVGAGPIFDMGPYPLNAARYVFGDEPSEVVSAVGVRHPEAGLGDFDDTVAVTLRFPGNRLAQFVLSYYGNALDTYAVVGTKGSVEMNPGYMYGKPLEHTVTLGESKRHERFENTDHFGGELHYFSDCILNDKDPEPDAEEGYADVRVLEGIVQAIQTGAAVKLEPFTRTKRIDTKAQAETLRAQKSPELVNTSNPGKGKEKIPKN; encoded by the coding sequence ATGAGCCTCGCTTCCGCCCTCGGGCTGACCTCTGCCAAGAAGGTCCGCTACGCCTTCGTCGCGCTGGGCGACATCACCCAGGAAGCCATGCTGCCTGGGGTGGCCCATACCGGCAACTCGGAGGTGGTCGCGTTCGTCACGGGCGACCCGGAGAAGGCGCACGGCGTCGGTAAGCAGTACGGCGTCACCGACAGCTACGGCTACGAGCGTTTCGACGAACTCCTGGCCTCAGGCAAGATCGACGCGATCTACCTCGCCACCCCAAACTGGCGCCATGCAGAGTTCGCCATCCCCGCTCTGAAGGCCGGCATCCATGTACTGGTGGAGAAGCCGCTGGAGGTCTCCACCGAGAAGTGCCGCGAGATCCTGGAGGCGGCCAAGGGCTCCTCGGCCAAGCTGATGGTGGCCTACCGGCTGCACTTCGAACCCGCGACGCTCGCCACCATCGACCTGGTCCGGTCGGGCCAGCTAGGCGAGCTCCTGACCTTCACCTCGACATTCACTCAGATGGTCTCGCCCGAAAACCACCGGGCCAGGAACGGCGTCGGGGCAGGGCCGATCTTCGACATGGGCCCATACCCATTGAACGCCGCTCGCTACGTGTTCGGCGACGAGCCGAGCGAGGTGGTCTCGGCCGTCGGCGTGCGCCACCCGGAGGCCGGCCTCGGCGACTTCGACGACACCGTGGCGGTGACGCTGCGCTTCCCGGGTAACCGGCTCGCGCAGTTCGTGCTGTCCTACTACGGCAACGCGCTCGACACATACGCGGTGGTGGGCACGAAGGGCAGCGTCGAGATGAACCCCGGCTACATGTACGGCAAGCCGCTGGAGCACACCGTCACGCTGGGCGAGAGCAAACGCCACGAGAGATTCGAGAACACCGACCATTTCGGTGGCGAGCTGCACTACTTCTCCGATTGCATCCTGAACGACAAGGATCCTGAGCCGGACGCCGAAGAGGGATATGCGGACGTACGCGTGCTCGAAGGGATCGTGCAGGCAATCCAGACCGGCGCTGCCGTGAAGCTGGAGCCGTTCACGCGCACCAAGCGGATCGACACGAAGGCCCAGGCGGAGACCTTACGCGCGCAGAAGTCACCCGAGCTCGTCAACACCTCGAACCCTGGCAAGGGCAAAGAGAAAATCCCGAAGAACTAG